The following DNA comes from Pseudomonas triticicola.
CCAGTTTCCCGCCACTCTGCAGGCCAGAGGGTACACCGTCGAAGGGGTTGAAAAGCGAGATGGCTGAAGTAAACGCCAACCGGGTACAACGCGCAGCCTTGGCGGTAGTGGAAACGGCCTTGGCGGAAATACTCAACACTTTCGAACTGGCGCCAGCGACAGTTCCCACCAGCCCGATGCCATCCATCAGACAACCGTAGAACCCGTCCACCATCTTGTTGTGTTCGCCAGAGACGATGTCCTCGATGCACTTCTTGAACGGCACGATCAGGTCGATGAAATAAGTCAGCAACCGTTCGCCTTCATCTTTTGAGAGTTCCAGCGGTGTCGGTATACGCACGAGTTCTCTGAGCTCACTCTTGTTCAGGAATGGTCGGTTATCGGCGAGAAACCCGGCGATGCGCGCGACGTTCGGCGCATTGAATTTTTGATAGAAGCCGCGCTGCGATTGTGAAGATTGCGCTGATGCTGGCAGCGCGCCGAAGTAATCGATGATCGCCATGCTACTGGTAATCGAAGCGTCCTCGGCTGTGGCATGGGTATAGCGCTTGATGTCCAGCGGAACGCTCTGAGTTGCAGTATTGCTCAGGGGCAGCGTCATATTGGCACTCGCACTCATTCTTGTGCGTTGCTGGAGCTTTCGTTCCCGTTTGATGAACGCACCAAGCGCATCATTCTTTCGGGTTTCTGCGCGCGAGGTAAATAGCTCATAACAAAGATCGGCATCTTCATGGGACGCATACATCACAATACCGAAGCGTCCCGTGGCAGCATCTCTGCTTTGTTGTGTTTCTTGTTCGAGCCCCACACTCAGAGGGCCGCCGGCCCGACGGGTAGTGACATAGGATGCAGATCCGCGCACGGTGAAAAAATGTATGTCGGCATTCATGAATACTTGCAGATCTGCTTCCGGCATGTGCGCCAACGCCAGTTTGACGGCAGTCAGCATGCCGCTGTTCAGCTCTTTGAAATGCGCCGCCAGTTGACGCTCCATTTCCTCTTCACAGGATTCAAGCGTCAGCAGATGCGGATAACGCTGGTAAAGACTGACACCAGAAGGGTTGTAGTTGATGGCGGGTTGCGGCAATCCGTTGACGATCAGTCGCACAGTGCGTCTGTCCCACTGGCCAGTAACCATGTCGCCCGATTGATGCAGATCGACCATGGACATGATCTGCTGCCCGCCTGGTTCGGACAGAGCCTTTTCGTCCAGTGTGTCGCAGCCCGGCGCAGCCTTTCTCAATTGAGTCCGGGCAATTTCGGCGCGATTGGGCAAGGGTGTCGAAAAAGCGCGAGCTGTTTGGGCGAATTGCTCTGCGTGCTGCTCAAACGCCTCAATCGCCAGCTTTGTACAAGCCTCTTCCGCCTGCTCGAGCTCGGCTCTTGTGAAAATCCGGTTGAGCAGCGCCCACTCGACGATCGGGTCGATCAGCGCCAGATCACGCATGTGTTTCTGCGCTTCGCTCACGGGCTCCAACTCGCCGTAAGCAATGATCTGCGCATAGGTCAGTTCCCGCGAAGCTCCGGTTTTTGCAGCCTCGACCAATACCACTGCACGACAGAAATTGATCCACGCAATCGATCCGAGTCTGACCTCAGCCGGAATTTTTCTGACCAGCAATTCAGGCGCGATGCGTGCCAGCAGAAGATGAGCCACCAGCGGCGCCAATACTGGATTCACCCAACTTTTACTGCGCACGAATGCGGTGTACTCGTCGAGTATTTCTGTTGAATGACGTTCTATGTTGTCAGGCGAATAAAGGTCTCGTCGATTGATCAAGTGGCGATGGCCGATTGATGGATCGAGATCAAGCAATATTGCGGTCATCAGCAATTGGCTAAGAATATTTTCGGAAACCGTTTGCCCTTCACTCACTCCGTACCAGTTCAGCTCTTTGATATAGCTTCTGGCAAGATTCAACGAAACTGGATAGGTGACGAATTCAATCAGGCGCTGCGCTGCCGTCTCGTGAGTTAACTCAGGCTGGCCTGTGATGTTATACAGAGCCAACAGCAGCCTGGGCCTCGGGATCAACTTGGCGGTAGCACCACGAATATCGGAAAGTTGCTCTTCAGATAACCCATTCAGGCTCTGATCATTCGTTTGAAAATGCTCCCAATAGTTGACCGGCTCCTTGACCTGCGGTGAAAACCTGAACAAACCGATCAAGTTAGTCATCCTGGCCCTGGTATCCGGCAGATCGATTTCATGAAACTTGAACCACTGATCCAGGGTTATATCAACATCAGGCCAGATATAACCGCCGGCTACCGCAGCGATATCCGCTATCAGACTTACCGTCGAGCGTGTCGGCTGACTGAATTCAAAATGTTGCGCCGCAACCAGATCGACCCAACCCCTGACGGCACGGACTTCCATCTTGCCTTCCGGCGTTATCCGCACCAAACCGTTGTGCTCGCTTGCACCTTCCCGCGCAAGTGCACCGATGACTGGCCCGGTACTCAGTAACTGGTCAAGCAGAAGTCTGCCAGGATTATAGATTTCATACAGCGAGGATCCAGGCCGCAGCTCTATCTCATGCGCGTACCAGTTGATCTTCTCATTATCGCCGTACTTGGTTAACGCTTCTTCCAGCTGCCGAAGAACCATGTCACGCTCGGCACCATCCGCTTCAGATCGAAACTTCCATTCAGCCAATGAAACTTTCGACGGCCTGAATACTTTATTTCTCTTTAGTTCGCTCACGGTAAAACCTCATCAAAAAAAACCAGCTGACCATTCAGCTGATGATGTTTTACCCAAACACATATAAGCGCACTACGAATTAATTATTAAGCACTGTTGCAGCCGAGACGCTTGATGCATTCAAATACATCGACTCAGTCCATTAAACCCCACTCGCCAGGTGTATTGTTAACGCCAGCCTGATCGTGCTGAAGTTTGATTCGCAATTTCAAGTTATTCACCGAATCGGCATTCTTCAATGCTTCCTGCTCGCTGATGGCACCTTCTGCGACCAGCGCAAACAGTGCCGCGTCAAAGGTTTGCATACCGAGTTCGGATGATTTTTCCATCATCGGTTTGAGTTCCTCGAACTGACCGCGGCGGATCAGATCGGCGATGGTCGGCGTGCCCAGAAGAATCTCGACTGCCGCGCGCCTTTGCCCGTCGACAGTGCGGACCAGACGCTGCGAGACACAGGCTTTGAGGTTGTTGCCCAATGTCTGCAACAGCTGCTCGCGCTTCTCCTCGGGAAACATATTGATTATCCGATCCAGCGCCTGATTGGCATTGGTCGCATGCAGCGTCGACAACACCAGATGTCCGGTATCGGCGAACGACAAGGCATGCTCCATGGTTTCGCGATCGCGTATTTCGCCAATCAACACCACATCCGGTGCCTGACGCAGAGTGTTCTTCAGTGCAGCATGAAAGCTGCGCGTGTCGACACCGACCTCGCGCTGATTGATGATCGAGCGCTTGTGCCGATGGATATATTCGATCGGGTCTTCGATGGTCACGATGTGCCCGGCACTGTGACGGTTGCGGTGATCGATGAGTGCCGCCAGTGAAGTCGACTTGCCTGAACTGGTCGCGCCAACGAAGAGAATCAGGCCTCGTTTGAGCATCACCGTTTCCAGCAGCACCGGCGGCAGCTTCAGGTCTTCGAATCGCGGGATGTCGACCTTGACGTTGCGGATGACGATCGAAACGTCGTTGCGCTGCTTGAAAATGTTCACCCGGAACCGCCCGACGCCCGTTCGGGAGATTGCCAGGTTCATTTCCAGATCCCGGTCGAACTCCCGGCGCTGCTCGGCGTCCATCAGGGAGGTGGCGATGGCTGCGGTTTCGCCGGGTTTGAATGGCTGATCGCTGAGCGCCGTCAGCACGCCATCAATGCGCGCACTCGGCGCTGCGCCGGTAGAGAGGAACAGATCCGAGCCGTTTTTTTGCGACAATATTGACAACAGTGCATCGATTTCCATGGCTGAAAGCACCCGCGAAGCATTGAATGAGCAGATTTGGCCGACGCTTGGCGCGGCTCCTGCAACAATGATAGACCCCGTCTCACCGAACCACGCTCAGGATTGAAACATGAATGCTGTATCCACCACCGATGACGCTCAGGCCCTGATTGCCCGCACCGACTGGAGCCGCAGCCCGCTGGGCGCCGCCGGCACCTGGCCGCAGAGCCTGCGCACGGCGGTGGACATCGTGATTCATTCGCCGATGCCGATGCTGCTGTTATGGGGTCCGCAACTCACGCAGATCTACAACAATGGCTTTGCCCTGCTCGCTGGCAGCAAACATCCCGAAGCCTTCGGCCAGCCGACGCATGAGGTCTGGCCAGAGGTGCGGGATTTTGCCGAGCCGATCTACCAAGCGGTGCTGCAGGGCCAGGTGCGCAGCTTCAGCGAGCAACGGTTCAGCGTGCAGCGGGACGGCAAAAAAACCGATTTCTGGCTGGATCTGACCTACAGCCCGATTCGCGATGAAACCGCACAGGTGGCCGGGATTCTGATCACTGCCATCGAAACCAACGAGCGCCGACGCATTGCCCTGGAATTGCAGCGTCGCTCCGAAGAAAGCCTCAAGGCCCAGCGCCAGTCCGAGGAGCGTCTGCAACTGGCCCTCGCCGCCACCGACGCCGTCGGCACCTGGGATTGGGACATTGGCGAAGACCGTTTCATCGCCGATGCGCACTTCGCCGAACTGCATGGCGTCGATCCGGCCCGGGCCGGGCAGTTGCCGATCAGCGAATACATGCATGGGGTGCACCCCGAAGACCGTGCCATGGTCGCGCGCGGCATCAAGTACTGCATCACCCATGGCACCGAGTACGCCGAGGAATATCGCCTGTTGCA
Coding sequences within:
- a CDS encoding PilT/PilU family type 4a pilus ATPase yields the protein MEIDALLSILSQKNGSDLFLSTGAAPSARIDGVLTALSDQPFKPGETAAIATSLMDAEQRREFDRDLEMNLAISRTGVGRFRVNIFKQRNDVSIVIRNVKVDIPRFEDLKLPPVLLETVMLKRGLILFVGATSSGKSTSLAALIDHRNRHSAGHIVTIEDPIEYIHRHKRSIINQREVGVDTRSFHAALKNTLRQAPDVVLIGEIRDRETMEHALSFADTGHLVLSTLHATNANQALDRIINMFPEEKREQLLQTLGNNLKACVSQRLVRTVDGQRRAAVEILLGTPTIADLIRRGQFEELKPMMEKSSELGMQTFDAALFALVAEGAISEQEALKNADSVNNLKLRIKLQHDQAGVNNTPGEWGLMD